Genomic window (Capsicum annuum cultivar UCD-10X-F1 chromosome 10, UCD10Xv1.1, whole genome shotgun sequence):
TGCTTTAAGAGCTTAGGTTCTGATCTCATATAGCGCGTCCTTCCCTTTATAGGAActtgatactgagttctgatctCAATGACTTGCGCATGTAAATTTTGCAGAATTAATAAGCAATTCTTGATAAGGAAACAGCACGAATTTAAGTTCAAAATGGTTCACTCAAAGCAGCAAATAAGAAGACAAAGATTTACATATATCTAACAGCTACGGAATTGAAGACAAGGACTACATACAAGCACAGCGGCACATACACTTCAATTCCTACTACACTTGTAGGCATTCCACAAcaaaaatatttagtttttacaaaACCAAAAAATTGTACTACTAGGTAGTTTTTGATACTAATTAGAACTGTTGAAGAATATCGGACTATAAGGAGAAAGCTCTTCCACAGTTCCCACTGCAACATCACATATTTACACTCTAATCCCTTTCTTGATCGCCATGGAATGATATCCTGTCCGTGACATTGGACACCACTTCTTTGGATTCCTGGAGCAGCTTCACACTCTTGTTGAGCCTATTGCGCTTCTCTGCAACTAGTGGAGACTCATCGAGCATTCTCTCTATTCCACCACTTTGAGGTGCCATCAGCTCCTGAACTATCTCATGTTCCATGTCCTTGTTAATTATGTTTTGTATGCTGAACATTATGTGCAACGCCATCGAATCCACCAGCCTCATCAAGACAATCTTCCAATAGGCAATCATTCTCATTTTCAGTTCAAAAGCCTGCTGTACCACACCTAGATGCTTCCTCAAATGACCAACATCAATTACCCCAATCCCTCCTTCTAGGTTTAGTACAGAATGCTTCCTCTGATCGTTCATTATCTCCATGAATATTAACTTGCTACAATTAGCTACATATTCCGGATTACAAGTATAATCAGTTTGTGTTTCCATCCCAATGATCTTCCTTACCCAATCAACTGACTCATCCTTCCTCTTTGCCATCAGATTTTGAGCAGCTCTTCTGGTAGAACTCTGAAGTTGTGGATAGTTATCACAATGATACATCAAGACTTTGATAATAATCCTCTCCACGATTGACTATTACTTCATCTGTCCGTTCG
Coding sequences:
- the LOC124887649 gene encoding dynamin-related protein 4C-like; translation: MYHCDNYPQLQSSTRRAAQNLMAKRKDESVDWVRKIIGMETQTDYTCNPEYVANCSKLIFMEIMNDQRKHSVLNLEGGIGVIDVGHLRKHLGVVQQAFELKMRMIAYWKIVLMRLVDSMALHIMFSIQNIINKDMEHEIVQELMAPQSGGIERMLDESPLVAEKRNRLNKSVKLLQESKEVVSNVTDRISFHGDQERD